From Microcystis aeruginosa NIES-2549, a single genomic window includes:
- a CDS encoding DUF58 domain-containing protein, with translation MKTWLEDRGILPAYGGGVIIGITLCFFGAATNTMAGWLYAICGTTIALLILSIILPRRSLLPLKVRRLAIVPVSAGDDLSISLEIENTSNQPINLLEVTDLLPIVLNQPKITPIEAIASKSCHRLTYYLPTSKRGIYQWQEVQLRTAAPLGLFWCRRCSQAAAKALVYPQVLPLQQCPLIDSLGQEVAQKLENNRYYQRASQGLTRNLRQYRQGDSTRLIHWKTSARLGELQIRELEVLTGGQEVIICLDTLCDWQEDSFEQAIIAAASLYFYAHRRQLNVKLWTGETGLIQGERVILETLAVIDAKASQKNANLPNLPLIWLTSNLNSIEQLTPGSRWLFFLAADSSESPSLFIRQFSGLAIEPETSLQQQLQKPPR, from the coding sequence ATGAAAACTTGGTTAGAAGATCGCGGTATCTTACCCGCTTACGGTGGTGGGGTAATCATTGGCATTACCCTCTGTTTTTTCGGAGCTGCGACCAATACCATGGCGGGATGGTTGTATGCTATCTGTGGCACGACGATCGCTCTTTTAATTTTATCAATAATTTTACCCCGTCGTTCCCTTCTTCCCCTAAAAGTGCGTCGTCTTGCCATTGTACCCGTGAGTGCGGGAGACGATCTTAGTATTAGCCTAGAGATAGAAAATACTAGCAATCAGCCGATAAATCTGTTAGAAGTGACAGATCTGCTGCCAATTGTCCTCAATCAGCCAAAAATAACCCCAATAGAAGCGATTGCCTCCAAAAGTTGCCATCGTTTGACCTATTATTTACCCACCAGTAAAAGGGGTATTTATCAATGGCAAGAAGTACAATTAAGAACAGCAGCCCCTCTCGGTTTATTTTGGTGTCGTCGTTGTAGTCAAGCAGCGGCTAAAGCTTTAGTTTATCCCCAAGTTTTACCCTTACAACAATGTCCCCTGATCGATTCCCTCGGTCAAGAGGTGGCACAAAAATTAGAAAATAATCGCTATTATCAAAGGGCTAGTCAAGGACTTACGCGTAACCTGAGACAATATCGCCAGGGTGATTCTACCCGTTTAATTCACTGGAAAACTAGCGCCCGTTTGGGAGAATTGCAAATTCGGGAATTAGAAGTGTTAACGGGGGGACAGGAAGTGATTATCTGTCTCGATACCCTCTGTGATTGGCAAGAAGACAGTTTTGAACAGGCGATTATTGCCGCTGCTTCCCTCTATTTTTATGCCCATCGTCGGCAATTAAATGTGAAACTCTGGACCGGTGAAACGGGTTTAATTCAGGGGGAAAGGGTCATTTTAGAAACTTTAGCGGTTATAGATGCAAAAGCTAGTCAAAAAAACGCCAATCTGCCTAATTTACCGCTAATTTGGTTGACAAGTAACCTCAATTCCATCGAACAACTCACCCCCGGCAGCCGTTGGTTATTTTTCCTCGCTGCCGATTCCAGCGAGAGTCCTTCCCTCTTCATCCGACAGTTTAGCGGATTGGCGATCGAACCAGAAACTTCTCTACAACAACAATTGCAAAAACCCCCTCGTTGA
- a CDS encoding long-chain acyl-[acyl-carrier-protein] reductase, giving the protein MFGLIGHLTSLEHAQSVADDLGYPEYANQGLDFWCAAPPQIVDDFHVTSITGQTIRGKYIESCFLPEMLSNRWVKSAIRKVLNAMALAQKSDINITALGGFSSIIFEEFNLKDNRQVRNIELDFGRFTTGNTHTAYVICTQVETLAEKMGIDFAQSTVVVCGATGDIGSAVCRWLNEKTDTKELIYVARNQERLQSLQEELGRGKILPLEEALPLADIIVWVASMPKGVEIDLDKLKRPCIIIDGGYPKNLGMVLNAPDISVIKGGIVEHSLDIDWKIMKIVNMDIPSRQMFACFAEAILLELEGWQTNFSWGRNQITVPKMEQIGAASRKHGFQPLLF; this is encoded by the coding sequence ATGTTTGGTCTTATAGGTCATCTTACCAGTTTAGAACACGCCCAATCGGTCGCCGACGATCTAGGTTATCCTGAATATGCTAACCAGGGATTAGATTTTTGGTGTGCTGCCCCCCCGCAAATTGTCGATGATTTTCATGTCACCAGCATCACGGGGCAAACCATCAGAGGAAAATATATCGAATCCTGTTTTTTACCAGAGATGTTGTCGAATCGTTGGGTAAAGTCTGCTATTCGTAAGGTGCTAAATGCCATGGCACTCGCTCAAAAAAGTGATATCAATATCACCGCACTCGGCGGTTTTTCTTCAATTATTTTCGAGGAGTTTAATCTCAAAGATAATCGACAGGTGCGCAATATCGAGCTAGATTTTGGCCGTTTCACCACCGGTAACACCCACACCGCTTACGTCATCTGCACTCAGGTAGAAACCCTCGCTGAAAAAATGGGCATCGATTTCGCTCAATCTACTGTCGTGGTTTGCGGGGCAACTGGAGATATCGGCAGCGCCGTTTGTCGTTGGTTAAATGAAAAAACCGATACAAAAGAACTAATCTATGTGGCACGCAATCAAGAGCGTTTACAATCTCTCCAAGAGGAGTTAGGACGCGGTAAAATTCTTCCCCTAGAGGAGGCTTTACCCCTAGCTGATATCATTGTTTGGGTGGCTAGTATGCCTAAAGGGGTGGAAATTGATCTAGATAAACTCAAGCGCCCCTGTATTATTATTGATGGTGGTTATCCGAAAAATTTAGGCATGGTGTTAAATGCCCCCGATATTTCGGTGATTAAGGGCGGCATTGTCGAGCATTCCCTCGATATTGACTGGAAAATTATGAAAATCGTTAATATGGATATTCCCTCTCGTCAAATGTTTGCCTGTTTTGCCGAGGCGATTTTATTGGAGTTGGAGGGTTGGCAAACTAATTTTTCCTGGGGACGCAATCAAATTACCGTCCCTAAAATGGAACAAATCGGCGCAGCTTCCCGCAAACACGGGTTTCAACCTTTGTTATTTTAA
- a CDS encoding aldehyde oxygenase (deformylating), producing the protein MPELAVSSELDFTSETYKSAYSRINAIVIEGEYEANSNYIQLADILADNKEELHRLAKMENRHMKGFQACGQNLQITPDMDYARAFFSSLHENFQIAYAEGKVVTCLLIQSLIIEAFAIAAYNIYIPVADPFARKITESVVKDEYLHLNFGEEWLKANFETAKEELEAANRANLPIVWRMLNQVEDDARVLGMEKEALVEDFMISYGEALSNIGFSTRDIMRMSAYGLTAV; encoded by the coding sequence ATGCCAGAGCTTGCTGTATCATCAGAGCTTGATTTCACCAGCGAAACCTATAAATCAGCCTATAGTCGCATTAATGCCATCGTTATTGAAGGCGAATACGAGGCCAATAGCAATTATATTCAATTAGCAGACATCCTCGCCGATAACAAAGAAGAGTTACACCGTCTGGCAAAAATGGAAAACCGTCACATGAAAGGTTTTCAAGCTTGCGGCCAAAATTTGCAAATCACTCCTGATATGGATTATGCCAGAGCATTCTTTTCCTCTCTGCACGAGAACTTCCAAATTGCCTACGCAGAAGGTAAAGTTGTCACCTGTTTATTAATCCAATCTTTGATTATCGAAGCTTTTGCGATCGCTGCCTATAATATTTATATTCCTGTTGCTGATCCTTTTGCGCGTAAAATTACTGAAAGCGTAGTTAAAGACGAATATTTACATCTCAATTTTGGCGAAGAATGGCTAAAAGCTAACTTTGAAACCGCTAAAGAGGAACTAGAAGCAGCAAATCGCGCTAATCTTCCCATTGTCTGGAGAATGCTCAATCAAGTCGAGGATGATGCTCGCGTCCTCGGTATGGAAAAAGAGGCCCTCGTGGAAGACTTTATGATTAGCTACGGGGAAGCTTTAAGCAATATTGGTTTCAGCACCCGTGATATCATGCGAATGTCTGCCTACGGATTAACTGCTGTCTAA
- the zds gene encoding 9,9'-di-cis-zeta-carotene desaturase — translation MRVVIVGAGLAGMATAIDLVDAGCTVEILESRPFVGGKVGSWVDADGNHIEMGLHVFFGCYYNLFELMKKVGAFQSLLLKEHTHTFINEGGKIGELDFRFAAGAPFNGLKAFFTSSQLSAADKIFNSLALGTSPIVRGLIDFQGAMKTIRDLDSISFADWFRSHGGNDGSLKKMWNPIAYALGFIDTENISARCMLTIFQFFAAKTEASVLRMLEGSPHEYLHKPIINYLEARGAKISTRRQVREILYSGEGENLQVNGMIVANGETTETITADAYVCAGDVPGIQRLIPQDWRKMPIFDNIFRLEAVPVATVQLRFDGWVTELNDAEKRRQLQKAVGIDNLLYTHQADFSCFADLALTSPRDYYRPGEGSLLQLVLTPGDPFIKAKNEDIAQHVLAQVHQLFPSSRELKMTWFSVVKLAQSLYREAPGMDVYRPSQATPIPNFFLAGSYTQQDYIDSMEGATLSGKQAARAILQQAERQKSLATV, via the coding sequence ATGCGAGTGGTGATCGTTGGTGCGGGATTAGCGGGAATGGCAACAGCTATCGATCTGGTCGATGCGGGCTGTACAGTAGAAATCTTAGAATCTCGTCCCTTTGTCGGGGGAAAAGTCGGTAGTTGGGTAGATGCGGACGGTAATCACATCGAGATGGGCTTGCACGTCTTTTTTGGTTGTTACTATAATCTTTTTGAGTTAATGAAAAAAGTGGGCGCTTTTCAATCCCTACTACTCAAAGAACACACCCACACTTTTATCAACGAAGGGGGAAAAATCGGCGAATTAGACTTCCGTTTCGCCGCAGGTGCGCCTTTTAACGGTTTAAAAGCCTTTTTTACCTCCTCCCAACTCTCAGCAGCCGATAAAATCTTTAATTCTCTGGCCTTAGGTACCAGTCCCATCGTCCGCGGTCTGATAGACTTCCAAGGAGCGATGAAAACGATTCGGGATCTAGACTCGATTAGTTTTGCCGATTGGTTTCGTAGCCATGGCGGTAATGACGGCAGTTTAAAAAAAATGTGGAATCCGATCGCCTATGCCTTAGGATTTATCGATACGGAAAATATCTCGGCCCGTTGTATGCTGACGATTTTCCAATTTTTTGCCGCTAAAACCGAAGCTTCCGTCCTGCGGATGTTGGAAGGTTCCCCCCACGAATACCTACATAAACCGATTATTAACTATCTGGAGGCACGGGGTGCCAAAATCTCTACCCGTCGTCAGGTGCGGGAAATTCTCTATTCTGGAGAGGGCGAAAATCTGCAAGTTAATGGCATGATCGTCGCTAACGGAGAAACCACGGAAACTATCACCGCAGATGCCTATGTTTGCGCTGGTGATGTCCCCGGTATTCAGCGTCTTATTCCCCAAGATTGGCGGAAAATGCCGATTTTTGACAATATTTTCCGACTAGAAGCCGTCCCCGTCGCTACGGTACAATTGCGTTTTGACGGTTGGGTGACGGAGTTAAATGATGCCGAAAAACGCCGACAACTGCAAAAAGCGGTGGGAATTGACAATCTTTTGTACACCCACCAAGCGGATTTTTCCTGTTTTGCAGATCTTGCTCTCACCAGTCCTAGGGATTATTATCGCCCCGGAGAAGGTTCTTTATTACAGTTGGTTTTAACCCCCGGAGACCCTTTTATTAAAGCTAAAAATGAAGATATTGCCCAGCACGTTTTAGCGCAAGTCCATCAGTTATTTCCCTCCTCCCGGGAGTTAAAGATGACTTGGTTTAGTGTGGTGAAATTGGCCCAGAGTCTCTATCGGGAAGCACCGGGGATGGATGTCTATCGTCCCTCGCAAGCGACTCCTATCCCTAACTTTTTCCTGGCTGGTAGTTATACCCAACAGGATTACATTGATAGCATGGAAGGAGCCACTTTATCGGGTAAACAGGCAGCCAGGGCCATCTTACAACAGGCCGAGCGCCAGAAATCTTTGGCCACGGTTTGA
- a CDS encoding glycosyltransferase family 39 protein translates to MKRSLDGRQGLIIVSIIWILGILVDRFWFSLDHTIPAWDQADYLNGGIIYSQAFQNPRWFDGDWWRSLWLMSPKIPPLTYLLTIPFFNLFGISLDAGMWVMAIYSALLLFSVYGLGIILFNGTVALWAVLICQFLPGLYYYRLEYLLDFPLAAIVTFSYLCLTWWRFSGQGWPKAIAVGISCGLGMLVKQTALFFLFLPILWVLGENLRRKRWGNLAQLMLSFLTAALLMFPWYRTNWLLMLTAGKRATVDSAILEGDPPLTSPDAWTFYAQVLPYFLSWVLLLVPVVGLLISLRHRKTEDKVNRPVWIWLGVFLLGGYLLSSLNINKDARYILPLLPTLSLILSVGLLSWRGRFGPGIRWGTITIAAILTSLNLFPLGGDIITNVFSPELQHHPYLKTGWQNEEVVKEILADSPYLRSTLGVLPSTPELNQHTFSFYGGKHNSQVAGRQVGVREEDIEKDVNSLDWFLTKTGEQGSVPDVQKKIVNRVATGPDFQVEKTWQLPDDSTLSLHRKIYPSVTVKPLDNAPKRVELREIAIAEKASPNQPIPVVYKWAGDWQQLKSGIVILNWQEVDGKDYWMHDHGIAMGRLMAEKLTPEEQQKGFEVTEKTAMQSAATPGVYRLSAVYLNRETGETYPIKTNAQITIDPQVAKLATPQLDLVTQLRLKSANIGQGLTGIEPIFELTNRINQYDSIQDYVLQADKAFSYRLQQQNPPDKLSLAYGLAISKVLQQDVAGAIKATEEMIKIDPHNPYHYAYQGFIYLYDWQPQAAQKVLDKARQLNPDSEEIKTLNAVAALMGGNLVKAWQLWQSN, encoded by the coding sequence TTGAAGCGATCGCTAGATGGGAGACAGGGATTAATTATTGTCAGTATTATATGGATATTGGGGATATTAGTCGATAGATTCTGGTTTAGTCTCGATCATACTATTCCTGCTTGGGATCAGGCCGATTATCTCAACGGTGGGATTATCTATAGCCAAGCTTTCCAAAATCCGCGCTGGTTTGACGGGGATTGGTGGCGCAGTTTATGGCTAATGTCGCCGAAAATTCCCCCTTTAACCTATCTTTTAACGATTCCCTTCTTTAATCTCTTTGGTATTAGTCTTGACGCGGGTATGTGGGTAATGGCTATCTATAGCGCCCTACTGCTCTTTTCTGTGTACGGATTGGGAATTATCCTCTTTAATGGGACTGTGGCTTTATGGGCGGTCTTAATCTGTCAATTTCTACCCGGTTTATACTATTATCGCCTCGAATATCTCTTAGATTTTCCCTTAGCGGCAATTGTAACGTTTTCTTACTTATGCTTGACATGGTGGCGATTTAGTGGACAAGGCTGGCCAAAAGCGATCGCTGTGGGTATTTCTTGCGGTTTAGGGATGTTAGTCAAACAAACCGCCCTATTTTTCCTCTTTTTACCGATTTTGTGGGTATTGGGCGAAAATCTCCGGCGAAAACGTTGGGGCAATCTAGCGCAATTAATGCTCAGTTTTTTAACGGCAGCATTGTTAATGTTTCCCTGGTATCGGACGAATTGGTTATTAATGTTAACCGCGGGCAAACGTGCCACGGTAGATTCGGCGATTTTGGAGGGAGATCCGCCTCTTACCAGTCCAGATGCCTGGACATTTTACGCCCAAGTTTTACCCTATTTTCTTTCTTGGGTATTGTTATTAGTTCCCGTGGTGGGATTATTAATCTCATTACGCCATAGAAAAACCGAAGATAAGGTTAATCGTCCTGTGTGGATTTGGTTAGGAGTTTTTCTGCTGGGGGGATACCTATTATCATCCCTCAACATCAATAAAGATGCTCGTTATATTTTGCCGCTTTTACCGACTTTATCCTTAATTTTATCCGTTGGTTTATTATCTTGGCGTGGTCGTTTTGGTCCTGGTATCCGTTGGGGAACGATAACTATTGCCGCTATCCTCACCAGCTTAAATTTATTCCCCTTGGGGGGAGATATAATTACTAACGTTTTCAGTCCCGAATTACAACACCATCCCTATTTAAAAACCGGCTGGCAAAACGAAGAAGTAGTTAAAGAGATTCTAGCCGATTCTCCCTATCTTCGCAGCACTCTAGGGGTTTTACCTTCCACCCCCGAATTAAATCAACATACCTTCTCTTTCTACGGTGGTAAACATAATTCCCAGGTTGCCGGCAGACAGGTGGGAGTTCGGGAAGAAGATATCGAAAAGGATGTCAATTCTTTAGATTGGTTTTTAACTAAAACTGGTGAACAGGGTTCCGTCCCCGATGTCCAGAAAAAAATTGTTAATCGAGTCGCCACCGGGCCAGATTTCCAAGTGGAGAAAACTTGGCAGCTGCCAGATGATAGTACCCTGTCCCTACACCGAAAAATATATCCTTCCGTCACGGTTAAACCCCTTGACAATGCGCCAAAACGGGTGGAATTAAGAGAGATTGCTATTGCCGAAAAAGCTTCTCCTAATCAACCCATTCCCGTGGTTTATAAATGGGCCGGAGACTGGCAACAATTAAAGTCAGGGATAGTGATTTTAAACTGGCAAGAAGTGGACGGTAAGGATTATTGGATGCACGATCACGGTATTGCTATGGGGAGATTAATGGCAGAAAAATTAACTCCAGAAGAGCAACAAAAGGGTTTTGAAGTCACTGAAAAAACCGCCATGCAGTCGGCAGCAACCCCCGGAGTTTATCGCTTATCTGCTGTCTATCTCAATCGGGAAACTGGCGAAACCTATCCGATTAAAACTAACGCTCAAATTACCATCGATCCTCAAGTTGCCAAGTTAGCAACGCCCCAATTAGATTTAGTGACCCAATTGCGCTTAAAGTCTGCTAATATTGGTCAAGGATTAACGGGTATTGAGCCAATTTTTGAGTTAACTAATCGTATCAATCAATACGATTCGATTCAGGATTATGTGCTGCAAGCAGACAAGGCTTTTTCCTATCGTTTACAGCAACAAAATCCCCCCGATAAGTTATCTTTAGCCTACGGATTAGCAATTTCTAAGGTACTACAACAGGATGTGGCAGGGGCAATAAAAGCCACGGAGGAAATGATTAAAATTGACCCCCATAATCCCTATCATTATGCTTATCAAGGTTTTATTTATCTCTACGATTGGCAACCGCAAGCAGCCCAAAAAGTCTTAGATAAAGCTAGACAATTAAATCCCGATAGTGAGGAAATTAAGACTTTAAATGCAGTGGCTGCCTTGATGGGGGGAAATCTCGTTAAAGCTTGGCAATTATGGCAGTCAAATTAA
- the leuC gene encoding 3-isopropylmalate dehydratase large subunit yields MSARTLFDKVWDAHTVKILPSGQTQLFIGLHLVHEVTSPQAFSMLRERGLKVLFPGRTIATVDHIVPTENQARPFLDDLAEEMIRAIETNVQTNHIPFYGIGSGNQGIVHVIAPEQGLTQPGMTIACGDSHTSTHGAFGAIAFGIGTSQVRDVLATQTLSLSKLKVRRVEVNGDLNPGVYAKDVILHIIRQLGVKGGVGYAYEYAGSTIERMSMEERMTICNMAIEGGARCGYINPDQITYDYLKGRDFAPKDWESAVNWWESIKSDADAVYDDVVVFDAGEIEPTVTWGITPGQGIGVNEVIPTPESLPASERAIAEEAYQYMKLTPGAPIKGTKIDVCFVGSCTNGRISDLREAAKFAQGHHVAPHVKAFIVPGSERVKKQAEAEGLDQIFLASGFEWREAGCSMCLAMNPDKLQGDQISASSSNRNFKGRQGSASGRTLLMSPAMVVAAAIKGEVTDPRELLQ; encoded by the coding sequence ATGAGCGCAAGAACATTATTCGATAAAGTCTGGGACGCACACACGGTTAAGATTCTTCCCAGTGGACAAACACAATTATTTATCGGACTGCATCTAGTCCATGAAGTCACCAGTCCCCAAGCTTTTTCGATGCTGAGAGAAAGGGGTTTAAAAGTATTATTTCCAGGACGGACTATTGCCACCGTCGATCACATCGTCCCCACCGAAAATCAGGCGCGTCCTTTCCTTGACGATTTGGCTGAGGAAATGATCCGAGCGATCGAAACTAATGTTCAAACCAATCATATTCCTTTCTACGGCATCGGTTCTGGCAATCAGGGCATAGTTCATGTGATCGCTCCTGAACAGGGCCTAACCCAACCCGGGATGACGATCGCCTGTGGTGACTCCCACACCTCCACCCACGGCGCTTTTGGGGCGATCGCTTTTGGCATCGGCACTTCCCAAGTACGCGATGTTCTTGCTACCCAAACCCTATCCCTATCGAAATTAAAAGTGCGTCGAGTGGAGGTAAACGGCGATTTAAACCCCGGTGTCTATGCTAAAGATGTAATTCTCCATATTATCCGTCAATTGGGCGTTAAAGGCGGTGTTGGTTACGCCTACGAGTACGCTGGCAGTACAATTGAACGGATGTCCATGGAAGAAAGGATGACGATTTGTAACATGGCGATCGAAGGTGGGGCCCGATGTGGTTATATCAACCCCGATCAAATCACCTACGATTACCTCAAAGGTCGTGATTTTGCGCCTAAAGACTGGGAAAGTGCGGTTAATTGGTGGGAAAGCATTAAAAGCGATGCCGATGCGGTTTATGACGATGTGGTGGTCTTTGATGCCGGCGAAATCGAACCCACAGTTACTTGGGGGATTACTCCAGGCCAAGGAATCGGGGTTAACGAAGTCATTCCCACTCCCGAAAGTTTACCGGCCAGTGAAAGAGCGATCGCAGAGGAAGCCTATCAATACATGAAACTCACCCCCGGCGCCCCGATTAAAGGCACAAAAATCGATGTCTGCTTCGTCGGTAGCTGTACTAACGGCCGGATCAGTGATCTGCGCGAAGCAGCCAAATTTGCCCAAGGTCATCATGTGGCCCCCCATGTGAAAGCTTTTATCGTCCCCGGTTCCGAAAGAGTCAAAAAACAGGCGGAAGCAGAAGGATTAGACCAAATTTTCCTAGCATCGGGCTTTGAATGGCGTGAGGCTGGCTGTTCCATGTGTTTAGCCATGAATCCCGATAAATTGCAGGGAGATCAGATCAGCGCTTCCTCCTCCAATCGCAACTTTAAAGGTCGTCAAGGTTCCGCCTCCGGGCGTACTTTGTTGATGAGTCCGGCGATGGTGGTAGCGGCAGCGATTAAAGGGGAAGTCACCGATCCCAGGGAGTTGTTACAGTAG
- a CDS encoding MraY family glycosyltransferase → MLLSLLSVISFLISFLVVALIKQRFSQQLLDIPNERSSHSQPTPRGGGLGFVVAFALTSGLSYFLLSPSLPLIPLWLSLTPLIIIGLLDDRRGIPSSIRYLVQLSSASVAVTFFGAFPQSWLSDLGFGGKILAIILTIIGLTAIINFYNFMDGLDGLVAGCTAVQLGFLALYFQQPILWLLVAALGGFLLWNWSPAKIFMGDVGSTSLGAIVAMVLLNNQDNQSQFWSALTITFPLIGDAIYTLICRLFRKENIFQAHRSHLYQRLQKSGLSHSQVAIIYMGVTLLIAISINYLGILGAWLSLPLILGLIVLGEIYLNRSVSEHNLAVTRKE, encoded by the coding sequence ATGTTATTATCCCTACTCTCAGTCATCAGTTTTCTGATTAGTTTTCTGGTGGTTGCCCTGATTAAACAACGTTTTAGCCAACAATTGTTAGATATTCCCAATGAGCGTAGCAGCCATAGTCAACCCACACCCAGGGGAGGTGGACTCGGTTTTGTCGTCGCTTTTGCTCTGACCAGCGGCCTCAGTTATTTTCTCCTTTCTCCTTCCCTACCTCTTATTCCCCTATGGTTATCCCTGACTCCTTTAATTATTATCGGCCTTCTCGATGATCGTCGCGGTATTCCCTCTAGTATTCGCTATTTAGTCCAGTTATCCTCCGCTAGTGTTGCGGTGACTTTTTTCGGTGCTTTTCCCCAATCGTGGCTATCAGATTTGGGTTTTGGCGGCAAAATTTTGGCTATTATTCTCACAATTATCGGTCTGACCGCGATCATTAATTTTTATAATTTTATGGATGGTCTCGATGGCTTGGTGGCTGGCTGTACGGCGGTACAATTAGGATTTCTCGCTCTCTATTTTCAGCAACCAATTTTATGGCTTTTAGTGGCAGCTTTAGGCGGTTTTCTCCTCTGGAATTGGTCGCCAGCGAAAATTTTTATGGGCGATGTGGGTAGCACCAGTCTAGGGGCAATTGTCGCTATGGTTTTACTTAATAACCAAGACAATCAAAGTCAATTTTGGTCAGCTTTAACTATCACTTTCCCTCTGATTGGTGATGCTATTTATACCCTGATTTGTCGATTATTTAGAAAGGAAAATATCTTCCAAGCTCACCGCAGTCACCTTTATCAAAGATTACAAAAATCTGGCTTGTCTCATTCACAAGTAGCGATTATTTATATGGGGGTAACTCTCCTGATTGCTATTAGTATTAACTATTTAGGAATTCTAGGAGCATGGCTGAGTTTACCTCTGATTCTAGGATTAATTGTTCTCGGAGAAATTTATCTGAATAGGAGCGTTAGCGAGCATAATTTAGCGGTGACAAGAAAAGAATAA